Part of the Prevotella communis genome is shown below.
AGATGAAACTCACTACCATTGAGAATCCGCAGGGCATCAAGGCCGATGGCGCTGATATGGTGCTGGTCCAAGTGGAGGTGACTGATAAACAGGGACGTCGCTGTCCGCTTGATAACCGGATGATACATTTCTCTCTATGGGGTGAGGCCCGATGGATAGGCGGCATAGAAACTGATGCAATGTCCCTGCCCGTGGAGTGTGGTGTGAACAGGGTGTTGCTACGCACTACCACAAATGCAGGTAAAATAAATCTTGCTGTCTATGCCGATGGTGTGAAACCGGCGTACGTCTCGTTGAATAGTAAAAAAACTGATTTTGTAAAGTCGGAAAAACTGAGCAGTCAGTTAGACAGAGGAGAAACACCGATAACTCCTTCATACAAAGAGCTGGCTCGTGGTATAGATATCGTATCGGCTAAGGCTGGCTATGATAGTGAGCATGCCATTCGCAGCTATGATGATAATGAACTGTCGGAATGGAAAAACGATGGACGACTCTCTACGGCTTGGATAACCTATAAGCTGGCTAAGAAGGCGGTAGTGGACGACATCTGCTTGAAACTTACCGGTTGGCGTCTGCGCAGTTATCCGATAGAAGTGTATGCTGGCAAACAGCTTATCTGGAGCGGTGAGACGGAACGTAGTCTGGGATATATCCATCTGACACCCACCAAGCGTGTGAAGACCAACGAAATTACCATCCGTCTGAAAGGTGCCGGTAAGGACAAGGATGCTTTTGGAGGAATAACGGAGTTGGCTCAACCTGTCGCTGGCGAGCTGGATTTGTTCAAAGCCAGGAACGGTGGAGAGACAAAGAGTGAGTTGCGTATTGTAGAAATAGAATTTATTGAACATATAAAGTAGGAGAATCAGATTTTTTTTGTACTTTTGCACCTCGTAAACAGACCATTAAGTAGTATGAAGAAATCTTTTATTCTGATAGCGCTGACAGCAGGTGTCCTGAATGCTGGGGCGCAGGTGAAGACAACGGTGACGGAGTTTAACATGGCAGGTCCCTTTGCAGTGCAGGCTCCTGTTGGTATGGATTCCGTGGATGTGAACGGCAAGAAGTTTGACGAGAAGAGCTTGTTGGGTGGCTTGGCACTCTCTGCAGAGCCTACCACCGTGTTCAGCGGTAAGGTGCTTCCGTCGCTGAAGGACAGCAAAAGTGTGGGCATCCTTTCCTTCTTTGTGAATAACAAGGACTACGTGAAGGGCTCGGTCAGCGTGAAAGGTCCGAAGAACTATAAACTGTTTGTTGACGGTCAGGAAGCTGGCGGAGAGGTGAAACTTTCACCTGAGCATCACACGCTGGCTATCAAATACCTGGCAGAACCGTCGGATACTGACAGCATTCAGGTGACGATGGATATGACGCGTGAGGTGGTACCTACACTCAGTAAGAAGCATCCCTACATGGTGCACGACCTGACGGATGGTAAACGTGTGCGTGGTATCTCGCTCTCTGCCGATGGTAAATACGTGGTGGTGTCTTATCAGACCACGGCACGTGGCGGTAATAGCCGTTGGGATTACGAACTGCGCGAGGTGAAGTCGCAGCGTTTGTTGCGCTATCTGAGTAAAAATGTGACATGGATGCCGCGCTCTACTGCCTATATTGAGGAAGAATATCAGGGGGATAAGCGCGTGCTCTTCAAGGTGGATCCGTTGACGGGACAGCGCACACAGTGGGCCTACGATATTCCACGTGAGAGTTATGTGATCAGTCCTACGGAGGATTATCTGATTATCTCGTGCAGCGAGGAAGGTCCGAAGGAAGATGCTGACGTCTATGAGGTGCTGGAGATGGACGACCGTCAGCCTGGTTGGCGCTCACGCAGCTACCTGAAGAAATATGATTTGAAGACGGGTATCTGTCAGCGCATCACCTTTGGTCATAAGGGCGAGCATCTCTATGATATCTCTCAGGATGGTAAGAAACTGCTGATAGTATCGTCATATTCACGTTTGGCAAAGCGTCCTACTGAGGTAGAGGATGTCTATATCATGGATGCTCAGACGCTGAAGATGGATACTGTGTTACAGGGTGAGGGCTTCCTTGGCGGCTGCTCTTTCTCGCCTGATGCCACCCAGATTCTCTTCAGGGGTAATCCGGAGGCGTTCAACCGTATTGGTTGTCAGTTGCCCGAGAACGTGACACCAAGCATGACGGAGTACGAATTGTTTCTTTATGATATCGCTTCGAAGAAGGTGACGCCGCTGACGAAGGATTTTGACCCCTCTATAGAAAATGTTGACTGGTCATTGGCCGACGGTCAGATTTATCTGACGGCGGAGGATCGTGACTATGTGAATATGTTTGTGCTGAACCCCAAGACTGGCAAGATAACCAAACTGCCTATTCAGGGTGACTATGCCTATCGCTATGATTTGGCTGAACATGCATCCGTGGTAGGCTATCTCTCGTATAAGACGATGGAGCCCGCATCGGCCTATGTGATGACACTCAATTCAAAGGCGGTAGCCAACTCTAAACTCTCATCTCTCAACTCTCAACTCTTCTTCGATGGCAAGACTGCCCTTGGCGATGCCGAGATTGGTACCTGCAAGGACTGGAACTTTACTAATTCCAAGGGTGATACGGTCTATGGCCGTCTCTACCTGCCCAAGGACTTCGATGCCACGAAGAAATACCCCATGATTGTTTATTATTATGGTGGCTGTTCGCCCGTGAGCCGTTATTTCGAGTCGCCCTACGCCCCTCAGTACTGGAACTCGCTGGGCTATGTGGCCTATATCATAGAACCCAGTGGTGCCACGGGCTTCGGACAGGAGTGGGCCTCACGTCATGTGAACACCGCTGGTCGTGGTCCTGCAGAGGATATCATTGAGGGTACGAAGAAGATTTGTGAGGCGCATCCTTATATCAACAAAGAGAAGATTGGTTGTATGGGGGCCTCGTATGGTGGCTTCATGACGCAGTATCTGCAGACGCAGACGGATATCTTTGCTGCTGCTGTGAGTCATGCTGGTATTGCCAATCACACCAGCTACTGGGGACAGGGC
Proteins encoded:
- a CDS encoding S9 family peptidase, yielding MKKSFILIALTAGVLNAGAQVKTTVTEFNMAGPFAVQAPVGMDSVDVNGKKFDEKSLLGGLALSAEPTTVFSGKVLPSLKDSKSVGILSFFVNNKDYVKGSVSVKGPKNYKLFVDGQEAGGEVKLSPEHHTLAIKYLAEPSDTDSIQVTMDMTREVVPTLSKKHPYMVHDLTDGKRVRGISLSADGKYVVVSYQTTARGGNSRWDYELREVKSQRLLRYLSKNVTWMPRSTAYIEEEYQGDKRVLFKVDPLTGQRTQWAYDIPRESYVISPTEDYLIISCSEEGPKEDADVYEVLEMDDRQPGWRSRSYLKKYDLKTGICQRITFGHKGEHLYDISQDGKKLLIVSSYSRLAKRPTEVEDVYIMDAQTLKMDTVLQGEGFLGGCSFSPDATQILFRGNPEAFNRIGCQLPENVTPSMTEYELFLYDIASKKVTPLTKDFDPSIENVDWSLADGQIYLTAEDRDYVNMFVLNPKTGKITKLPIQGDYAYRYDLAEHASVVGYLSYKTMEPASAYVMTLNSKAVANSKLSSLNSQLFFDGKTALGDAEIGTCKDWNFTNSKGDTVYGRLYLPKDFDATKKYPMIVYYYGGCSPVSRYFESPYAPQYWNSLGYVAYIIEPSGATGFGQEWASRHVNTAGRGPAEDIIEGTKKICEAHPYINKEKIGCMGASYGGFMTQYLQTQTDIFAAAVSHAGIANHTSYWGQGYWGYNYSEVSMANSYPWSHRQLYVDQSPLFNADKIHTPLLLLHGDADTNVPLVESLQMFTALKLLGREVALVQVKGENHHILEYSKKEKWLATQMAWFARWLKDDPTWWDALYPKKHL